In Penaeus monodon isolate SGIC_2016 chromosome 15, NSTDA_Pmon_1, whole genome shotgun sequence, a genomic segment contains:
- the LOC119582076 gene encoding uncharacterized protein LOC119582076, giving the protein MAMGMEGDSILVKLSGIIRFCCEPQGVPRPPQNPVLPPGYHRGQVVEEPDVVTDPDTQPWDLLLQNHRLREGPRYTIIPTISVVPPWDDLNHNDLHDQVAADSHPAAHFITPTPVLPLPRPPNTLVGEAARNATQRFYDALRAVLHGGGVQETLPSLSNGGVGGSNAAVSGLAPHVQDTHGPFLASRPANDDPQSMSPILQVCAALGVLVVVMVILFHAHHFRRDCMVERRALRRVARRYHVARAQDDVERSEVTDVTL; this is encoded by the exons ATGGCGATGGGGATGGAAGGAGACAGCATTCTCGTCAAACTCTCGGGGATTATAAGGTTCTGCTGTGAGCCTCAGGGGGTTCCACGGCCGCCCCAGAACCCGGTGCTCCCCCCGGGCTACCACCGGGGGCAGGTGGTGGAGGAACCTGACGTTGTCACCGACCCAGACACGCAGCCGTGGGACCTCCTGCTGCAGAACCACCGACTG CGCGAGGGCCCGAGATacaccatcatccccaccatcTCAGTCGTTCCTCCTTGGGACGACCTAAACCACAACGACCTCCACGACCAGGTAGCTGCCGACAGCCACCCGGCCGCCCACTTCATCACGCCCACGCCCGTGCTGCCTCTCCCGCGCCCACCTAACACGCTAGTCGGGGAAGCGGCCCGAAACGCGACGCAGAGGTTCTATGACGCTCTCAGGGCTGTGCTTCATGGCGGGGGCGTGCAGGAGACGCTGCCTAGTCTCag taACGGCGGAGTGGGCGGGTCCAACGCAGCGGTCTCGGGTTTGGCTCCGCATGTACAGGACACTCACGGCCCCTTCCTGGCCTCTCGTCCTGCGAATGATGACCCTCAGAGCATGTCGCCGATATTACAG GTATGCGCCGCCCTTGgagtgctggtggtggtgatggtgatccTGTTTCACGCCCACCACTTCCGGCGCGACTGCATGGTGGAGCGCCGCGCCCTCCGTCGCGTCGCGAGGCGGTACCACGTGGCGCGCGCTCAGGATGACGTGGAGCGCAGCGAGGTGACGGATGTGACGCTGTGA